One Natrinema salaciae genomic region harbors:
- a CDS encoding metallophosphoesterase, with protein sequence MNIGIVSDTHDNAEATERATEIFREEGVEIVVHCGDFVAPLIVPSFDEFELHGVLGNNDGDAANLQAAFDSLGGESRLHGRFADLEFDGLSIAALHGESRAEVEAIAAGETYDFVCYGHHHERELSEDGRTTVLNPGAHFLAKSEADRTVAILDTRTESVRFRSVLE encoded by the coding sequence ATGAACATTGGCATCGTTTCAGATACGCACGACAACGCCGAGGCGACCGAGCGCGCGACCGAGATCTTTCGGGAGGAGGGTGTCGAAATCGTCGTCCACTGCGGGGACTTCGTCGCGCCGCTGATCGTTCCCTCCTTCGACGAGTTCGAACTCCACGGGGTCCTCGGGAACAACGACGGCGACGCGGCGAACCTGCAGGCCGCGTTCGACTCGCTGGGCGGCGAGAGTCGGCTCCACGGTCGGTTCGCCGACCTCGAGTTCGACGGCCTCTCGATCGCGGCCCTCCACGGGGAGAGTCGGGCCGAGGTCGAGGCGATCGCTGCGGGCGAGACGTACGATTTCGTCTGTTACGGCCACCACCACGAGCGGGAACTCTCGGAGGACGGTCGGACGACGGTGCTCAATCCCGGTGCGCACTTCCTGGCGAAGTCCGAGGCGGACCGGACCGTGGCGATCCTCGACACGCGCACCGAGTCGGTACGGTTTCGCTCCGTTCTCGAGTAG
- a CDS encoding tryptophan--tRNA ligase, whose product MTEPNEPTDSTARTESNPSAGQFTVTPAAVEGEIDYEKLLERFGADPLTDGQIARFPDHPLLRRRTFYAGRDVDRYLEAAAAGDPHAIVTGRGPSGPMHLGHVLPLYLAKRFQRVTGATVYLPLSDDEKFLAKDQSFDAIGEHTRDNLRDILAVGFDPDRTQIVVDTADADVIYPIAVRLAKHLTPATVDAVYGDQDTVGLQFYPAVQATHLLLPQLVAGRQPTLVPIAVDQDPHVRVCRDVAAREALPVEKPGALLGRFLPSLEGPGKMSSSGDAPSIELTADPETVAETIRTHAYTGGRATLADHRENGGDPTVDVPFQYLRYFFEPDDAALERIAADYRSGELLSGELKEIAIDRITEFLSEHQHRRGELGSLEAELEPFRLPERERRRALERAGVPSPLER is encoded by the coding sequence ATGACAGAGCCAAACGAACCCACAGACAGCACCGCTCGTACCGAATCGAATCCGTCCGCCGGCCAGTTTACCGTCACTCCCGCCGCCGTCGAGGGGGAGATCGACTACGAGAAACTCCTCGAGCGGTTCGGGGCCGATCCGCTGACCGACGGGCAGATCGCTCGCTTCCCCGACCACCCGCTGCTCCGTCGCCGAACGTTCTACGCGGGACGTGACGTCGACCGGTATCTCGAGGCCGCTGCGGCCGGCGATCCGCACGCGATCGTCACCGGTCGCGGCCCCTCGGGACCGATGCATCTGGGGCACGTCCTCCCGCTGTACCTCGCGAAGCGGTTCCAGCGGGTGACGGGAGCGACGGTGTATCTCCCACTCTCCGACGACGAGAAGTTCCTCGCGAAGGACCAGTCGTTCGACGCCATCGGCGAGCACACGCGGGACAACCTGCGGGACATCCTCGCCGTCGGTTTCGATCCCGACCGGACGCAAATCGTCGTCGACACCGCCGACGCGGACGTGATCTACCCGATCGCGGTTCGCCTCGCGAAGCACCTCACGCCGGCCACGGTCGACGCCGTTTACGGCGATCAGGATACCGTCGGTCTGCAGTTTTATCCAGCCGTGCAGGCGACCCACCTCCTGCTCCCGCAACTCGTTGCGGGCCGCCAGCCGACGCTGGTCCCCATCGCCGTCGATCAGGACCCGCACGTCCGCGTCTGTCGCGACGTCGCCGCGAGGGAGGCGCTTCCAGTGGAAAAACCGGGCGCACTGCTCGGTCGGTTCCTCCCGAGTCTCGAGGGTCCGGGGAAGATGAGTTCCTCCGGCGACGCGCCGTCGATCGAACTCACCGCGGACCCCGAAACGGTCGCCGAGACGATCCGAACGCACGCGTACACCGGTGGCCGGGCGACCCTCGCGGATCACCGCGAGAACGGCGGTGATCCGACCGTCGACGTTCCCTTCCAGTACCTCCGATACTTCTTCGAACCCGACGACGCCGCCCTCGAGCGCATCGCGGCCGACTATCGATCGGGCGAGCTCCTCAGCGGCGAGTTGAAGGAGATCGCCATCGATCGGATTACCGAGTTCCTCTCGGAACACCAGCACCGGCGCGGGGAACTGGGGTCGCTCGAGGCCGAACTCGAGCCCTTCCGGTTGCCCGAGCGGGAGCGGCGACGGGCGCTCGAGCGAGCGGGCGTCCCATCGCCGCTCGAGCGGTAG
- the rio1 gene encoding serine/threonine-protein kinase Rio1, whose translation MGQGTEFGLVDLDEAETPGDEWEEIDVSDTEADRIARKRDREFEQFEERIKDADQFKVEQSVFDDATFAALYKLVQDGHVEAFGGPLSTGKEANVYHALGDDREVAVKIYRINASNFQQMREYLEGDPRFEGLGGKKKDVVLAWTKKELANLRRAKVAGVRVPEPIATERNVLVMEYIGTEDGRAKRLGEVQIENPRTAYEVMREYMRRLYSAGLIHGDLSEYNVVFDETEGQLVVIDLGQAVTVHHPNSRSFLERDCRNVAGFFSRQGLEVTEDDLLEFVTSPEPDPSRE comes from the coding sequence ATGGGACAGGGAACGGAGTTCGGGCTGGTCGACCTCGACGAAGCGGAGACGCCGGGTGACGAGTGGGAGGAGATCGACGTTTCGGATACGGAAGCGGACCGGATCGCCCGCAAGCGCGACCGCGAGTTCGAGCAGTTCGAGGAGCGAATCAAGGACGCCGACCAGTTCAAGGTCGAGCAGTCGGTGTTCGACGACGCGACCTTCGCGGCGCTGTACAAGCTCGTCCAGGACGGTCACGTCGAGGCCTTCGGGGGACCGCTCTCGACGGGCAAGGAGGCCAACGTCTATCACGCGCTGGGCGACGACCGCGAGGTCGCGGTCAAGATCTACCGGATCAACGCCTCGAACTTCCAGCAGATGCGCGAGTACCTCGAGGGCGACCCTCGATTCGAGGGGCTGGGCGGGAAGAAGAAAGACGTCGTCCTCGCGTGGACGAAGAAGGAACTGGCGAACCTCCGACGGGCGAAGGTGGCGGGCGTCCGCGTTCCCGAACCGATCGCCACCGAGCGCAACGTCCTGGTCATGGAGTACATCGGCACCGAGGACGGCCGCGCGAAGCGACTCGGCGAGGTCCAGATCGAGAACCCACGGACCGCCTACGAGGTCATGCGCGAGTACATGCGCCGGCTCTACTCGGCGGGCCTGATCCACGGCGATCTGAGCGAGTACAACGTCGTCTTCGACGAGACCGAGGGACAACTGGTGGTCATCGACCTCGGGCAGGCCGTCACGGTGCACCACCCCAACAGCCGCAGTTTCCTGGAGCGGGACTGCCGGAACGTCGCCGGCTTCTTCTCCCGGCAGGGGCTCGAGGTGACCGAGGACGACCTCCTCGAGTTCGTCACGAGCCCGGAGCCGGATCCGTCCCGGGAGTGA
- a CDS encoding 2Fe-2S iron-sulfur cluster-binding protein, whose protein sequence is MTRYDVTLEWTDGPTRTVAVAEDETVLEAAQRAGVRLPYDCREGTCITCVGRLLALGDGNAEPDDSGTGQPPDVADGFTYRRPPQALTDEERADGYVLLCIASPRADCRIEVGPRVRAEVGDSPWA, encoded by the coding sequence ATGACCCGCTACGACGTGACCCTCGAGTGGACCGACGGCCCGACCCGCACGGTCGCCGTCGCCGAGGACGAGACGGTACTCGAGGCGGCCCAGCGGGCGGGCGTTCGGTTGCCGTACGACTGCCGAGAGGGAACCTGCATCACCTGCGTGGGCCGGCTCCTCGCGCTCGGGGACGGGAATGCCGAACCGGACGATAGTGGGACGGGGCAGCCGCCCGACGTCGCGGACGGATTTACGTACCGGCGACCGCCGCAGGCGCTGACGGACGAGGAGCGGGCGGACGGCTACGTCTTGCTGTGTATCGCCTCGCCGCGAGCCGACTGCCGTATCGAGGTCGGGCCGCGGGTACGCGCCGAGGTCGGCGACAGCCCGTGGGCGTAG
- a CDS encoding selenium-binding protein SBP56-related protein encodes MSDASTGSDAEPDHDHEHHHEGPGYATPQAAIEEGGREKLAYVMSLYVGTDVDAPDFVAVVDLDPESDTYCEIVDRIELPNRGDELHHFGWNACSSSCHMEGLERRHLIVPGQRSSRIHVIDAQDRRNPELETVIEPEEVFEYDLSAPHTVHCIPDGEILISMLGDADGELPGGFLELNENFEIEGRWEPPGEIEMNYDYWYQPRQNVMVSSEWAAPKTYYPGFDLEDVEAGNYGRKLHFWDWEDGTVEQTIDLGEEGLIPLEVRFLHTPESTHGFVGAALSSNIFHFWHDENANGGQGAYRAEKVIDFESREHPDWDMPVPGLTTDILISMDDRYLFGSNWLHGDLWMYDISDPANPRRADSLSVGGTFGEVQEVQGRELNAGPQMIQLSLDGERLYWTTSLFSSWDEQFYPEEGEQGSVMLKADVDPRAGTLELDEDFLVDWGECPAGPARAHEIRWPDGDCTSDVWQ; translated from the coding sequence ATGAGTGATGCTAGCACAGGCAGCGACGCGGAACCGGACCACGACCACGAACACCACCACGAAGGACCCGGGTACGCGACGCCCCAGGCCGCCATCGAGGAGGGCGGACGAGAGAAACTGGCCTACGTGATGAGCCTCTACGTTGGCACGGACGTCGACGCGCCGGACTTCGTCGCGGTCGTCGACCTCGATCCGGAGTCGGACACCTACTGCGAAATCGTCGACCGCATCGAACTGCCGAATCGCGGGGACGAACTCCACCACTTCGGCTGGAACGCCTGCTCGTCGTCGTGTCACATGGAGGGACTCGAGCGCCGGCACTTGATCGTTCCCGGGCAGCGCTCCTCGCGAATCCACGTGATCGACGCGCAAGATCGGCGAAATCCCGAACTCGAGACGGTGATCGAACCCGAGGAGGTCTTCGAGTACGACCTCTCCGCCCCGCACACCGTCCACTGCATTCCGGACGGGGAGATCCTGATCAGCATGCTCGGCGACGCCGACGGCGAGCTGCCGGGCGGCTTCCTCGAGCTGAACGAAAACTTCGAGATCGAGGGGCGCTGGGAACCGCCGGGCGAGATCGAGATGAACTACGACTACTGGTACCAGCCCCGCCAGAACGTGATGGTCTCCAGCGAGTGGGCCGCCCCCAAGACGTACTATCCAGGGTTCGACCTCGAGGACGTCGAGGCTGGCAACTACGGCCGGAAACTGCACTTCTGGGACTGGGAGGACGGCACCGTCGAGCAGACGATCGACCTCGGCGAGGAGGGACTGATTCCGCTGGAGGTGCGATTCCTCCACACGCCCGAATCGACCCACGGCTTCGTCGGGGCCGCGCTCTCGTCGAACATATTCCACTTCTGGCACGACGAGAACGCGAACGGTGGACAGGGGGCGTACCGCGCCGAGAAAGTGATCGACTTCGAGAGCCGGGAGCACCCCGACTGGGATATGCCCGTTCCGGGCCTGACGACCGACATCCTGATCTCGATGGACGATCGGTACCTGTTCGGTTCGAACTGGCTCCACGGCGACCTCTGGATGTACGACATCTCGGACCCGGCGAACCCGCGACGGGCCGACTCGCTCTCGGTCGGCGGTACCTTCGGCGAGGTGCAGGAGGTCCAGGGCCGCGAACTGAACGCCGGGCCACAGATGATCCAGCTCTCCCTCGACGGCGAGCGCCTCTACTGGACCACCTCGCTGTTTTCCTCGTGGGACGAACAGTTCTACCCCGAGGAGGGCGAGCAGGGCTCGGTGATGCTGAAAGCCGACGTCGATCCTCGAGCGGGGACGCTCGAGCTCGACGAGGACTTCCTCGTCGACTGGGGGGAGTGCCCGGCGGGACCGGCCCGCGCCCACGAGATCCGATGGCCCGACGGCGACTGCACGAGCGACGTCTGGCAGTGA
- a CDS encoding 2Fe-2S iron-sulfur cluster-binding protein, with translation MTSHDVTLEWPDGRARTIAVREDETVIEAAERTDTALPYGCLTGACGTCTGRLLSADATEPMDGEADGAGSDGKRGAGAIAVDAAFAYRRRPRALKDRHRKDGYVLLCIASPRTDCRVAVGSSVHTELVENPWK, from the coding sequence ATGACGAGCCACGACGTGACCCTCGAGTGGCCCGACGGCCGGGCGCGAACGATCGCGGTTCGCGAGGACGAGACGGTCATCGAAGCGGCCGAACGGACCGATACCGCCCTTCCGTATGGCTGTCTGACCGGTGCCTGCGGAACCTGTACCGGGCGGCTGCTCTCGGCCGACGCGACCGAGCCGATGGACGGCGAGGCCGACGGGGCAGGCTCGGACGGAAAGCGCGGTGCGGGGGCGATCGCGGTCGACGCCGCCTTCGCGTATCGTCGTCGACCGAGAGCCCTGAAGGACCGCCACCGGAAGGACGGCTACGTGCTGCTGTGTATCGCCTCGCCGCGGACCGACTGTCGGGTCGCCGTGGGCTCGAGCGTCCACACCGAACTGGTGGAGAATCCGTGGAAGTGA
- the ligA gene encoding NAD-dependent DNA ligase LigA, whose translation MPVADENADEDNPYLRDPPTDFEPVEELSEAEAERRVEQLRAAIREHDRRYYVESEPVIADRTYDALFARLRELEDAFELTHPDSPTRAVGGEPIEEFETVEHVAPMLSIDQSGEVEDVREFADRVQREVGDVRYVCEPKFDGVSMEFVYEDGRLERAVTRGDGREGDDVTANARTIGSVPQRLHGDSPDFLAVRGEVYMPKDAFQKHNRERIERGEEPFANPRNATAGTIRQLDPAVVADRPLDVFFFDVLEASDLEDSHRAELERFPDWGLRVNDRVEVVGESADWSSAAESSGDESRDPIDGAIDYRDRLLEVRDDLDYEIDGVVIKVDDREAREELGRTARHDRWAFAYKFPARAEVTPIVDVAVQVGRTGRLTPVALLEPVDVGGVTVSRASLHNPEEIAAKNVNVGDTVRVQRAGDVIPYVEEVVEKNSEGHYDLPDACPVCDSPVERDGPMAFCTGGLGCDAQLRRSIEYYAGDDGLDLEGLGEESVRQLVDADLLASVADLYELDRADLTDLEGWGETSAANLLAEIEASREPPLPAFLSALGVPHVGPTTARELAREFGTFEAFREAAEADPERLEGVDDVGETVAETIHEFFTSEANAEVVDDVLEHVTPQHVEMDTGDELEGLTFVFTGSLEGLTRGDAQELVEAHGANATSSVSGNTDYLVAGDDPGATKRADAEDNDVPIVDEDAFDALLEERGIDSD comes from the coding sequence ATGCCAGTCGCCGACGAGAACGCGGACGAGGACAACCCGTATCTGCGGGATCCGCCGACCGATTTCGAGCCGGTCGAGGAGCTTTCCGAGGCCGAAGCCGAACGGCGCGTCGAGCAGCTCCGGGCGGCCATCCGCGAGCACGACCGCCGGTACTACGTCGAGAGCGAGCCCGTCATCGCCGACCGGACCTACGACGCGCTCTTCGCCCGGCTGCGCGAACTCGAGGACGCCTTCGAGCTCACCCATCCCGACAGCCCGACGCGGGCCGTCGGCGGCGAGCCGATCGAGGAGTTCGAGACGGTCGAACACGTTGCGCCGATGCTCTCGATCGACCAGAGCGGCGAGGTCGAAGACGTCCGCGAGTTCGCGGACCGGGTGCAGCGAGAAGTCGGCGACGTTCGGTACGTCTGTGAGCCCAAATTCGACGGCGTCTCGATGGAGTTCGTCTACGAGGACGGACGCCTCGAGCGGGCCGTCACGCGCGGCGACGGCCGCGAGGGCGACGACGTCACCGCCAACGCCCGCACCATCGGCTCCGTGCCCCAGAGACTCCACGGCGACTCCCCCGACTTCCTCGCGGTCCGCGGCGAGGTCTACATGCCGAAAGACGCCTTTCAGAAGCACAACCGCGAACGGATCGAGCGCGGCGAGGAGCCGTTCGCCAACCCCCGGAACGCGACCGCGGGGACGATCCGCCAGCTCGACCCCGCCGTCGTCGCCGACCGCCCCCTCGACGTGTTCTTCTTCGACGTGCTCGAGGCCAGCGACCTCGAGGACAGCCACCGCGCGGAACTCGAGCGGTTCCCCGACTGGGGCCTCCGAGTGAACGACCGCGTCGAGGTCGTCGGCGAAAGCGCGGACTGGAGTTCCGCGGCCGAGTCGAGCGGCGACGAGTCGCGCGACCCGATCGACGGCGCGATCGACTACCGCGACCGGCTGCTCGAGGTCCGCGACGACCTGGACTACGAGATCGACGGTGTCGTGATCAAGGTCGACGACCGCGAGGCCCGGGAGGAACTCGGGCGGACGGCGCGCCACGATCGCTGGGCGTTCGCTTACAAGTTCCCGGCGCGCGCGGAGGTGACGCCCATCGTCGACGTCGCGGTTCAGGTCGGTCGGACGGGACGGCTGACGCCCGTCGCCCTGCTCGAGCCGGTCGACGTCGGCGGCGTCACCGTCTCGCGGGCGAGCCTGCACAATCCCGAGGAGATCGCCGCGAAGAACGTCAACGTCGGCGACACGGTCCGCGTCCAGCGCGCGGGCGACGTGATCCCCTACGTCGAGGAGGTCGTCGAGAAGAACAGCGAGGGCCACTACGACCTCCCCGACGCCTGCCCCGTCTGCGACAGCCCGGTCGAGCGCGACGGGCCGATGGCGTTCTGTACCGGCGGCCTCGGCTGCGACGCCCAACTCCGGCGGTCGATCGAGTACTACGCGGGCGACGACGGCCTCGATCTCGAGGGGCTCGGCGAGGAGAGCGTCCGTCAGCTCGTCGACGCCGACCTGCTCGCGTCCGTCGCGGACCTGTACGAACTCGACCGCGCGGATCTCACCGACCTCGAGGGGTGGGGCGAGACCAGCGCCGCGAACCTGCTCGCGGAGATCGAGGCCAGCCGCGAGCCGCCCCTCCCGGCGTTCCTCTCGGCGCTGGGCGTCCCCCACGTCGGCCCGACGACGGCCCGCGAACTCGCCCGCGAGTTCGGCACGTTCGAGGCGTTCCGCGAGGCCGCCGAAGCCGACCCCGAGCGACTCGAGGGCGTCGACGACGTCGGGGAAACGGTCGCCGAGACGATCCACGAGTTCTTCACCAGCGAGGCCAACGCCGAGGTGGTCGACGACGTCCTCGAACACGTCACCCCACAGCACGTCGAGATGGACACCGGCGACGAGCTCGAGGGACTCACGTTCGTCTTCACCGGGTCGCTCGAGGGGCTGACCAGAGGCGACGCGCAGGAACTCGTCGAGGCCCACGGTGCGAACGCGACGAGCAGCGTCTCGGGGAACACGGACTACCTCGTCGCCGGCGACGACCCGGGTGCGACGAAACGGGCGGACGCCGAGGACAACGACGTGCCGATCGTCGACGAGGACGCGTTCGACGCGTTGCTCGAGGAGCGCGGTATCGATTCGGACTGA
- a CDS encoding multidrug transporter translates to MAFSIARDSSLVTAIGLAVALVAIVGTQVFGWEWGSGQLVPTAIGVGVAVIAIFVVLARRG, encoded by the coding sequence ATGGCGTTTTCCATCGCTCGAGATTCGTCTCTCGTCACCGCGATCGGACTGGCCGTCGCCCTCGTGGCGATCGTTGGCACGCAGGTCTTCGGCTGGGAGTGGGGGTCGGGACAGCTCGTGCCGACGGCTATCGGCGTCGGTGTCGCCGTGATCGCGATCTTCGTAGTTCTCGCTCGTCGCGGGTGA
- a CDS encoding GNAT family N-acetyltransferase — MSLFPVEMESERLRYERVHPDDFDPFELYEHVRAGAPGIDEITEYVTWDPYEHPKEAFDVVDRFGDGFEANEKATYAVRPKDGDRAGELAGFAGLDPHWDRRQAILGVWFRKPFWGRGYSGERAGRLLELAFDRLELEVVTVTHDPANENSRRAIERYVDRFGGRKEGRLRNDIIIDGQPRDSVRYSITREEWAANR, encoded by the coding sequence ATGTCACTCTTTCCCGTCGAGATGGAGAGCGAACGGCTCCGGTACGAGCGCGTCCATCCCGACGACTTCGATCCGTTCGAACTGTACGAGCACGTCCGCGCCGGTGCGCCCGGTATCGACGAGATCACGGAGTACGTCACCTGGGACCCCTACGAGCATCCGAAGGAGGCGTTCGACGTGGTCGACCGGTTCGGCGACGGATTCGAGGCGAACGAGAAGGCGACCTACGCCGTCCGGCCGAAAGACGGCGACCGAGCGGGAGAGCTGGCCGGGTTCGCTGGCCTGGATCCTCACTGGGACCGTCGACAGGCGATCCTGGGCGTCTGGTTCCGGAAGCCGTTCTGGGGGCGCGGCTATTCGGGCGAGCGGGCCGGCCGGCTGCTGGAACTCGCGTTCGACCGGCTCGAGCTCGAGGTCGTCACGGTCACCCACGACCCGGCGAACGAGAACTCCCGGCGGGCCATCGAGCGATACGTCGATCGGTTCGGTGGGCGGAAAGAGGGGCGGCTTCGCAACGATATCATTATCGACGGGCAACCGCGGGATTCCGTCCGGTACAGCATTACGCGCGAGGAGTGGGCGGCGAACCGGTAA
- a CDS encoding ArsA family ATPase, which yields MTDCIFYGGKGGVGKTTCAAATGLSLAAAGRETLVVSTDPAHSLADSFETDLGSEPTELEIRSALESDPDESGRLWAVEIDPESQRERYEKLARALAADLRSAGISLSNEEVERLFATGAPAGSDEIAALDLLVEYVDSGEWETVVFDTAPTGHTLRLFDTPEVMGLALETAQSLRGQAKRIGNAARTAVFGPMSMMTRGGDDEDESLAAFRARLERARDLLTDPERTAFRVVLLPEGMAIAESERLVDRLREADVRVDRLVVNRVFEDPEDDCPRCLSRHERHVTRVAEIRDTFPDREIVTLPERDGEVQGLAALREIADRLPADR from the coding sequence GTGACCGACTGCATCTTCTACGGCGGCAAGGGCGGCGTCGGCAAGACGACCTGCGCGGCCGCGACGGGGCTCTCGCTGGCCGCCGCCGGTCGGGAGACGCTCGTCGTCTCGACCGACCCGGCCCACTCCCTGGCCGACTCGTTCGAGACGGATCTCGGCTCCGAACCGACCGAACTCGAGATCCGCTCGGCGCTCGAGAGCGACCCGGACGAATCGGGACGCCTGTGGGCGGTCGAGATCGACCCCGAGAGTCAGCGGGAGCGCTACGAGAAACTGGCGCGGGCGCTGGCCGCCGACCTCCGGAGCGCCGGGATCAGCCTCTCGAACGAGGAGGTCGAGCGGCTCTTCGCGACGGGCGCGCCGGCCGGCAGCGACGAGATCGCGGCGCTGGATCTGCTGGTCGAGTACGTCGACTCGGGCGAGTGGGAGACCGTCGTCTTCGACACCGCGCCGACCGGCCATACCCTGCGACTGTTCGACACGCCGGAGGTGATGGGACTGGCCCTCGAGACGGCCCAGTCGCTTCGCGGGCAGGCGAAACGGATCGGGAACGCTGCGCGGACGGCGGTGTTCGGACCGATGTCGATGATGACCCGCGGCGGTGACGACGAGGACGAGAGCCTCGCCGCGTTTCGAGCGCGCCTCGAGCGCGCTCGCGACCTGCTGACCGACCCCGAGCGCACGGCGTTTCGCGTCGTGTTGCTCCCCGAGGGAATGGCGATCGCCGAGTCCGAACGCCTCGTCGACCGGCTCCGCGAGGCCGACGTGCGGGTCGATCGCCTCGTCGTCAATCGGGTCTTCGAGGACCCCGAGGACGACTGCCCGCGCTGTCTGTCACGACACGAGCGCCACGTAACGCGGGTCGCGGAGATTCGCGACACGTTTCCGGACCGCGAGATCGTGACCCTCCCCGAGCGGGACGGTGAGGTGCAGGGACTGGCGGCGTTGCGGGAGATCGCGGACCGGTTGCCCGCCGACCGCTGA
- a CDS encoding ABC transporter permease: MSTETGTATDSAGGGSPSSAINPESVRAVAKKDFQDAVRSWLFWGLSIFFFALLVIVTGALSYFGEDIAAQGATTDMLVLFVSQITKLVVPLIALVLGWKSIAGERESGSIKILLSLPHSRTDVLLGKLLGRSAVLSLSLTVGFALAAVVVAALLGGFSIADYVGLLVMSIVYGVAYTSIAVALSSLTRSTTMAGAAMGGIFVLFYGVWNSLERVFMLLGQRDILFFDTVTYTIEIQGRSFSQTRPADWTYFILNLDPGEAYNRGLTLLTNVDALEQQALVDEQMFGGELPFYLQDWFSFLILLFWIAIPIAVALYRFDRVDI; encoded by the coding sequence ATGAGTACCGAAACGGGCACCGCGACCGACTCGGCGGGCGGCGGCTCGCCCTCGAGCGCGATCAACCCCGAGAGCGTCCGCGCAGTCGCGAAGAAGGACTTTCAGGACGCCGTTCGCTCGTGGCTGTTCTGGGGGCTGAGCATCTTCTTCTTCGCGCTGCTCGTCATCGTGACCGGCGCCCTCTCGTACTTCGGCGAGGATATCGCCGCACAGGGGGCGACGACGGACATGCTCGTCCTCTTCGTCAGTCAAATTACGAAACTCGTCGTCCCGCTGATCGCGCTGGTGCTGGGCTGGAAGTCGATCGCGGGCGAACGCGAGTCCGGGAGCATCAAGATCCTCCTGTCGCTGCCCCACTCGCGAACGGACGTGTTGCTCGGAAAGCTGCTCGGTCGGTCTGCCGTGCTGTCGCTGTCGCTGACCGTGGGGTTCGCGCTCGCAGCCGTCGTCGTCGCCGCGTTGCTCGGCGGCTTCAGTATCGCCGACTACGTCGGACTGCTCGTGATGTCGATCGTCTACGGCGTCGCCTACACGAGCATCGCCGTCGCGCTCTCGTCGCTGACGCGCTCGACGACCATGGCCGGTGCCGCAATGGGTGGCATCTTCGTCCTGTTCTACGGCGTCTGGAACAGCCTCGAGCGCGTCTTCATGTTGCTCGGGCAGCGCGACATCCTCTTCTTCGATACCGTCACGTACACGATAGAGATACAGGGACGGTCGTTCTCACAGACGCGGCCGGCGGACTGGACGTACTTCATCCTCAATCTCGATCCCGGCGAGGCCTACAACAGGGGCCTGACCCTGCTCACGAACGTCGACGCGCTCGAGCAGCAGGCCCTGGTCGACGAACAGATGTTCGGCGGTGAGTTGCCGTTCTACCTGCAAGACTGGTTCTCGTTCCTGATCTTGCTGTTCTGGATCGCCATCCCGATCGCCGTCGCGCTCTATCGGTTCGATCGCGTCGACATCTGA
- a CDS encoding ABC transporter ATP-binding protein yields MPAITVDDLTKSFGQTLALEDLSFRVEEGEVFGFLGPNGAGKSTTINIILDFARPTSGEVSVLGMDAQQHSRDIRKRTGVLPEGVETYDRLTARQHLEFAIDSKNADEDPEALLERVGLADAIDKKTGGYSKGMSQRLMLAMALVGEPDLLILDEPSTGLDPNGAREMREIVREENERGATVFFSSHIMEQVESVCDRVGILRDGQMVAVDSVAGLRDSVEGGTTLRVTVDRIDDDALQAVRSLPDVGNVTVEGQNPPTVVVAVDGSKTAVLSALEDRGIDVNDFETTEASLEDVFQSYTTDAEVHAR; encoded by the coding sequence ATGCCCGCTATTACGGTCGACGATCTGACCAAGTCGTTCGGTCAGACCCTCGCGCTCGAGGACCTCTCGTTTCGGGTCGAAGAGGGCGAGGTGTTCGGCTTCCTCGGTCCGAACGGTGCCGGCAAGTCGACGACGATCAACATCATCCTCGATTTCGCCCGCCCGACGTCGGGCGAGGTCAGCGTCCTCGGAATGGACGCCCAGCAACACAGCCGGGACATCCGGAAACGGACCGGCGTCCTGCCCGAGGGCGTCGAGACCTACGACCGCCTGACCGCTCGCCAGCACCTCGAGTTCGCGATCGACTCCAAAAACGCCGACGAGGACCCCGAGGCCCTGCTCGAGCGCGTCGGCCTGGCCGACGCGATCGACAAGAAGACCGGCGGCTACTCGAAGGGGATGTCCCAGCGGCTCATGCTCGCGATGGCGCTGGTCGGCGAGCCCGACCTGCTCATTCTGGACGAGCCCTCGACCGGCCTCGATCCCAACGGTGCCCGCGAGATGCGCGAGATCGTCCGCGAGGAGAACGAGCGGGGCGCGACCGTCTTCTTCTCGAGTCACATCATGGAGCAAGTCGAGTCGGTCTGCGACCGCGTCGGCATCCTTCGGGACGGCCAGATGGTCGCCGTCGACTCCGTCGCGGGACTGCGCGACTCCGTCGAGGGCGGCACGACGCTTCGCGTCACCGTCGATCGGATCGACGACGACGCCCTGCAGGCGGTCCGGTCGCTACCCGACGTCGGCAACGTCACCGTCGAGGGCCAGAACCCGCCGACGGTCGTCGTCGCGGTCGACGGCTCGAAGACCGCCGTCCTCTCCGCGCTCGAGGACCGCGGCATCGACGTGAACGACTTCGAGACGACCGAGGCGTCGCTCGAGGACGTCTTCCAGTCGTACACCACGGACGCGGAGGTGCACGCGCGATGA